The following nucleotide sequence is from Verrucomicrobiota bacterium.
CCCCCACGAGCCCCACGATGTGCCGCTCGACGCCATCGCCAGCCCTTCCGGCTTGCAGTGGATCCAGCGACAATGAGATTGGCGGCGCTGGAGGGCTTGTGATAGGAAACCGAACTTTCCTTTTCGAGCCATGCCTTCGGAAACGCCGACCGTTCAGCCACCGGATCCAGGGATTCTCCACATCTCTTCCCAGACAGAGGCGGAAAAAATCTTTGTCGATTGGCACCCGGCCGACATCGCAGAGACTTTCGCCGACTTGGAAGAGGTCGAGAAGGATCGCTTCCTCTCCCACCTCGATGAGGAGATGGCGCAGATGCTCATGGGCTATCTCGACGATCATGCCGACGCCGAGATGCTCCTCCACCATTTCCCCGCATCGCAACAGCGGGAGATTCTCGAAAGCATCGGGGACGACGATCGCGTCGATTTCTTACAAAACTCAGACGATGAGTCTCGCGAGCACTTCCTCTCTGTGCTTTCCGGGGATGCCAAGGAGCAAACCGAGAGCCTCCTCCAATTTCCCGAGGACAGCGCCGGCGGGCGCATGACGACGGAGGTGGCCACCATCGGCCCCGAACTGACTGCCTCCGAAGCCTTCGAGGAGCTTCGTTCCATCGCCAAAGAAGCCGAAGTCCTTGCCCGCGTGTATGTGGTGGATGATCGCAATCGCCTCCTCGGTCGACTCCGCCTCCGCGACCTCATCTTCGCTGAGCAGGGCAAGGTCATTTCTGAAATCATGCAATCGGTGCGCTTGACCATCGATCCCCTGGCCGATCAGGAAGAAGCCGCCAAAATGGTTCAGAAGTATGACCTCGTGACCCTCCCCGTGGTCGATGAAAACCGCACCTTCCTGGGCTGCATCACCCACGACGATGCCGTCGACATCTTGGAGCAGGAATCGACCGAAGACATCGAGCAAATGGCCGCCATCTCCCCCGCCCCGGAGGAAGTCACCTACCTGGAAACCAAGATTTGGACGCACCTTCGGCGGCGATTTCCCTGGGTGCTAGGGCTGGCTTTTCTAGCCATCGTTTCGGGTTGGGTCATGATCCAATTTGAAGCGGTCTTGACGGGGCTCTTTCAGCTCGCGCTTTATCTCCCGATGGTGGTCGCGGCCGGCGGCAACACCGGAGGCCAAGCCTCCACCATGGTCATCCGCGCCATGTCGGTGGGCGAACTGGCGCCCTCTGCCTTCGGGCAAGTTTTGTGGAAGGAACTTCGCTTGGGCGTCTTCATGGGCACGGCCCTCGGCCTCTGCATCGCTCTCCAAATCCTCGTTTTCCTGCCCGGGACCCCCCTCCCTGAATCCGTTCCCACCTGGCTTTTCGGCGTGGCGGTGGCCGCGGCGCTCGCCCTGCAAGTCACGACTTCCACCCTCATCGGGGCGGCCCTTCCTTTGGTGGCCAAAGCTTGCAAAATCGACCCCGCAGTGGTCGCCTCCCCTGCCATCACGACCCTGGTGGATGTCTCCGGCCTTGCGATTTACTTCGTCATTGCGAATGCCGTCCTCGGGATTTGAAATTCGGAGGGGAGAAACGCCCTCTGGCTCTTTACAAAAGGCTTTCATCCTCCCGCATGATGGCGGTGATGTCCTGAATCTGTTTGCGCGCCCTATCGATGTAGTCCGCTCGATTGTGCCGGACTTCACTCAAGGAGCGCAGGGCTTCTTCCTCATGGCGTCGAAAGCGGGCGACCACTTTCTTAGCTCGCTCCTCGGAATAACCCAGCATCTCCATGACACCTTGGGCACAATCGAGCGACGAGCCAAGCTGTTCCACATAGATCTGCTCGACGCCTTCCTGCACCAGCCGGTAGGCGTGATCGCGACTGCACGCCCGCGCGAAAATCTTTAGCTGAGGAAAGTGCTTTCGCGCGTTCTCCACCAGTTCCATGCACTTGTCCTCCTTGTTGATGGCGATGATGAGGGCCCGGGCTTTCTCGGCTCCCGCAGCCGCCAAAAGGTCGACCCGCCCCGCATCGCCATAAAAGACCTTGAGGCCGAGATCGC
It contains:
- the mgtE gene encoding magnesium transporter, yielding MPSETPTVQPPDPGILHISSQTEAEKIFVDWHPADIAETFADLEEVEKDRFLSHLDEEMAQMLMGYLDDHADAEMLLHHFPASQQREILESIGDDDRVDFLQNSDDESREHFLSVLSGDAKEQTESLLQFPEDSAGGRMTTEVATIGPELTASEAFEELRSIAKEAEVLARVYVVDDRNRLLGRLRLRDLIFAEQGKVISEIMQSVRLTIDPLADQEEAAKMVQKYDLVTLPVVDENRTFLGCITHDDAVDILEQESTEDIEQMAAISPAPEEVTYLETKIWTHLRRRFPWVLGLAFLAIVSGWVMIQFEAVLTGLFQLALYLPMVVAAGGNTGGQASTMVIRAMSVGELAPSAFGQVLWKELRLGVFMGTALGLCIALQILVFLPGTPLPESVPTWLFGVAVAAALALQVTTSTLIGAALPLVAKACKIDPAVVASPAITTLVDVSGLAIYFVIANAVLGI